From Apium graveolens cultivar Ventura chromosome 9, ASM990537v1, whole genome shotgun sequence, the proteins below share one genomic window:
- the LOC141682966 gene encoding elicitor-responsive protein 3-like isoform X3 encodes MDPYVIITCRTQEKKSNVASGMGSEPEWNETFLFNVSGDVSELSIKILDSDTGTADDFVGQAKIPLEAVFEERRIPPTAYNVVKDQEFRGHIRVGLTFTPEEVNDRGRKDESYGGWKQSSY; translated from the exons ATGGATCCATATGTCATCATCACTTGTCGAACTCAGGAGAAGAAAAGCAATGTTGCATCAG GAATGGGATCTGAACCAGAATGGAATGAGACTTTTTTGTTCAATGTGTCTGGTGATGTTTCAGAACTATCGATTAAAATACTGGATAGTGATACTGGTACAGCAGATGACTTTGTCGGTCAGGCAAA AATTCCACTTGAAGCTGTGTTTGAGGAAAGGAGGATCCCTCCAACAGCGTACAATGTGGTGAAAGATCAAGAGTTTCGTGGGCATATTAGAGTAGGCCTCACTTTCACTCCAGAG GAAGTAAACGACCGTGGAAGAAAAGATGAAAGTTACGGAGGGTGGAAACAGTCTTCATACTAA
- the LOC141682966 gene encoding elicitor-responsive protein 3-like isoform X2: MRRGSLEVLLVGAKGLENSDFLNNMDPYVIITCRTQEKKSNVASGMGSEPEWNETFLFNVSGDVSELSIKILDSDTGTADDFVGQAKIPLEAVFEERRIPPTAYNVVKDQEFRGHIRVGLTFTPEEVNDRGRKDESYGGWKQSSY, from the exons ATGAGACGTGGGTCGCTTGAAGTTCTCCTCGTTGGCGCTAAAGGCCTTGAGAATTCTGATTTTCTCA ATAACATGGATCCATATGTCATCATCACTTGTCGAACTCAGGAGAAGAAAAGCAATGTTGCATCAG GAATGGGATCTGAACCAGAATGGAATGAGACTTTTTTGTTCAATGTGTCTGGTGATGTTTCAGAACTATCGATTAAAATACTGGATAGTGATACTGGTACAGCAGATGACTTTGTCGGTCAGGCAAA AATTCCACTTGAAGCTGTGTTTGAGGAAAGGAGGATCCCTCCAACAGCGTACAATGTGGTGAAAGATCAAGAGTTTCGTGGGCATATTAGAGTAGGCCTCACTTTCACTCCAGAG GAAGTAAACGACCGTGGAAGAAAAGATGAAAGTTACGGAGGGTGGAAACAGTCTTCATACTAA
- the LOC141683243 gene encoding heat stress transcription factor B-2b-like, whose translation MLDNPDNNNLIAWTANGSSFIVKDKDEFARNLLAKNFRHSNYDTFVRQLNSYGFERVDYGFYEYQHDSFRRGEKHRLLEMHPAPSKRKSSPPADNVSNVQLAPTSSNIIQGQEVVSSTSLSGGAPDTEIVRENKRLREENAALRHELQWTRGRVHYIAGLMKNLAGGEPVSAVLPDQEAQGNPKGGLDV comes from the exons ATGCTAGACAATCCTGACAACAACAATCTCATTGCCTGGACTGCAAATGGCAGCAGTTTTATCGTTAAGGACAAAGATGAGTTTGCTAGGAATTTGCTTGCTAAAAACTTTAGACATAGCAATTACGACACCTTTGTACGCCAGCTAAATTCTTAT GGGTTCGAGAGGGTGGACTATGGCTTTTATGAATACCAGCATGATTCATTTAGGAGAGGTGAAAAACACAGGCTCTTGGAAATGCATCCCGCTCCCAGCAAAAGGAAATCATCTCCGCCAGCCGACAATGTCTCAAATGTCCAATTAGCCCCAACGTCTTCAAACATTATACAAGGCCAGGAGGTCGTCTCCTCTACATCTCTATCAGGAGGAGCACCCGACACAGAGATTGTGCGTGAGAACAAGCGGCTCAGAGAAGAGAATGCCGCACTCAGACATGAGCTTCAATGGACTAGAGGCAGGGTCCACTATATTGCTGGTTTGATGAAGAATTTAGCCGGGGGTGAACCGGTCAGTGCTGTTCTACCTGATCAAGAAGCGCAGGGTAACCCAAAAGGAGGGTTGGATGTGTAG
- the LOC141682966 gene encoding elicitor-responsive protein 3-like isoform X1, with the protein MRRGSLEVLLVGAKGLENSDFLSMLNPIIVCVHAITWIHMSSSLVELRRRKAMLHQEWDLNQNGMRLFCSMCLVMFQNYRLKYWIVILVQQMTLSVRQSNSFCFNSIDRIHSSSCSYIIPLEAVFEERRIPPTAYNVVKDQEFRGHIRVGLTFTPEEVNDRGRKDESYGGWKQSSY; encoded by the exons ATGAGACGTGGGTCGCTTGAAGTTCTCCTCGTTGGCGCTAAAGGCCTTGAGAATTCTGATTTTCTCAGTATGTTAAATCCCATTATTGTGTGTGTGCATGCG ATAACATGGATCCATATGTCATCATCACTTGTCGAACTCAGGAGAAGAAAAGCAATGTTGCATCAG GAATGGGATCTGAACCAGAATGGAATGAGACTTTTTTGTTCAATGTGTCTGGTGATGTTTCAGAACTATCGATTAAAATACTGGATAGTGATACTGGTACAGCAGATGACTTTGTCGGTCAGGCAAAGTAATAGCTTCTGTTTCAACTCGATTGATAGAATTCATTCTTCTAGCTGTTCCTATAT AATTCCACTTGAAGCTGTGTTTGAGGAAAGGAGGATCCCTCCAACAGCGTACAATGTGGTGAAAGATCAAGAGTTTCGTGGGCATATTAGAGTAGGCCTCACTTTCACTCCAGAG GAAGTAAACGACCGTGGAAGAAAAGATGAAAGTTACGGAGGGTGGAAACAGTCTTCATACTAA